From a single Theropithecus gelada isolate Dixy chromosome 10, Tgel_1.0, whole genome shotgun sequence genomic region:
- the PDRG1 gene encoding p53 and DNA damage-regulated protein 1 isoform X1 translates to MLSPEAERVLRYLVEVEELAEEVLADKRQIVDLDTKRNQNREGLRALQKDLSLSEDVMVCFGNMFIKMPHPETKEMIEKDQDHLDKEIEKLRKQLKVKVNRLFEAQGKPELKGFNLNPLNQDELKALKVILKG, encoded by the exons ATGCTATCGCCGGAGGCGGAGCGAGTGCTGCGGTAcctggtggaggtggaggagctCGCCGAGGAGGTGCTGGCGGACAAGCGGCAG ATTGTGGACCTGGACACTAAAAGGAATCAGAATCGAGAGGGCCTGAGGGCCCTGCAGAAGGATCTCAGCCTCTCTG AAGATGTGATGGTTTGCTTTGGGAACATGTTTATCAAGATGCCTCACCCTGAGACAAAGGAAATGATTGAAAAAG ATCAGGATCATCtggataaagaaatagaaaaactccgGAAGCAACTTAAAGTGAAGGTCAACCGCCTTTTTGAGGCCCAAG GCAAACCGGAGCTGAAGGGTTTTAACTTGAACCCCCTCAACCAGGATGAGCTTAAAGCTCTCAAGGTCATCTTAAAAGGATGA
- the PDRG1 gene encoding p53 and DNA damage-regulated protein 1 isoform X2, which produces MLSPEAERVLRYLVEVEELAEEVLADKRQIVDLDTKRNQNREGLRALQKDLSLSDVMVCFGNMFIKMPHPETKEMIEKDQDHLDKEIEKLRKQLKVKVNRLFEAQGKPELKGFNLNPLNQDELKALKVILKG; this is translated from the exons ATGCTATCGCCGGAGGCGGAGCGAGTGCTGCGGTAcctggtggaggtggaggagctCGCCGAGGAGGTGCTGGCGGACAAGCGGCAG ATTGTGGACCTGGACACTAAAAGGAATCAGAATCGAGAGGGCCTGAGGGCCCTGCAGAAGGATCTCAGCCTCTCTG ATGTGATGGTTTGCTTTGGGAACATGTTTATCAAGATGCCTCACCCTGAGACAAAGGAAATGATTGAAAAAG ATCAGGATCATCtggataaagaaatagaaaaactccgGAAGCAACTTAAAGTGAAGGTCAACCGCCTTTTTGAGGCCCAAG GCAAACCGGAGCTGAAGGGTTTTAACTTGAACCCCCTCAACCAGGATGAGCTTAAAGCTCTCAAGGTCATCTTAAAAGGATGA